The following coding sequences lie in one Brevibacterium marinum genomic window:
- a CDS encoding 6-phosphofructokinase, with amino-acid sequence MRIGVLTSGGDCPGLNAVIRGIVRKGIRSHNASFVGIRDGWRGLLEDDMFDMSMLDVRGLSGRGGTILGTSRTHPYEGGGPERMREVMAAHGIDAIIAIGGEGTLAGASRLVAEEGLNIIGVPKTIDNDLGGTDYTFGFDSAQAIATEAIDRLRTTAESHHRCMVIEVMGRNVGWIALHAGMAGGAHAILMPEFPVSFDQIEEWVTSARDRGRAPIVVVAEGFIPEGLDEQVADRGVDNKGRTRLGGIADFLAPKIEEITGIESRATILGHLQRGGSPTAYDRVLSTRLGMAAADLARNEDWGKMASLKATEIVSVDMASAVDSLKSVPAQRWEEAQVLFG; translated from the coding sequence ATGAGAATCGGTGTACTGACCTCGGGCGGAGACTGCCCGGGACTCAACGCGGTCATCCGCGGGATCGTCCGCAAGGGCATCCGCAGCCACAACGCGTCGTTCGTCGGCATCCGCGACGGCTGGCGGGGGCTGCTCGAGGACGATATGTTCGACATGTCGATGCTCGACGTCCGTGGCCTCTCCGGCCGAGGCGGCACCATCCTCGGCACCTCCCGCACCCACCCGTATGAAGGCGGCGGACCGGAACGGATGCGCGAAGTCATGGCGGCCCACGGCATCGACGCGATCATCGCGATCGGCGGTGAGGGCACTCTTGCCGGTGCGTCCCGGCTCGTGGCCGAAGAGGGACTCAACATCATCGGTGTCCCGAAGACCATCGACAACGATCTCGGCGGCACCGACTACACGTTCGGCTTCGACTCCGCCCAGGCCATCGCCACCGAAGCCATCGATCGCCTCCGCACCACCGCCGAGTCCCACCACCGCTGCATGGTCATCGAAGTCATGGGACGCAACGTCGGATGGATCGCTCTGCATGCCGGAATGGCCGGCGGTGCCCACGCGATCCTCATGCCCGAATTCCCCGTCTCCTTCGACCAGATCGAAGAATGGGTGACATCGGCCAGGGACCGCGGCCGTGCTCCTATCGTCGTCGTGGCCGAAGGGTTCATTCCCGAGGGACTCGACGAACAGGTCGCCGACCGCGGCGTCGACAACAAGGGGCGGACCCGCCTCGGCGGGATTGCGGATTTCCTGGCCCCGAAGATCGAAGAGATCACCGGCATCGAATCTCGTGCCACGATCCTCGGACACCTGCAGCGCGGGGGCTCCCCCACAGCCTACGACCGGGTCCTGTCCACCCGGCTGGGGATGGCCGCAGCCGATCTGGCACGCAACGAAGACTGGGGCAAGATGGCCAGCCTCAAGGCCACCGAGATCGTCTCGGTCGACATGGCATCTGCCGTCGACAGCCTCAAGTCGGTGCCGGCGCAGCGTTGGGAAGAGGCCCAGGTCCTCTTCGGCTGA